TTTCCTATTTGAAGGGAGACCTCAATCTCGACGGCCACCGCGATGCTGCCGATCTGGTGACGCTGATGAGCGCGCTGGTCAATTTGAACGGCTATCAAAGCGGCCACAGTCTCTCGGCGCAGGATCTGTTGACCATTGCCGACATCAACAGCGATGGGCACGTCAACAATATCGACCTGCAGGCGCTCATTAACGTGCTCCTCGCCGGCGGCGGCAGCACGAGCTCGGAGGGAGCCGCTTCCAGCCCGCCGACAGAAGAAAGTTCTAGTCCACCGAATTCCAGTGCAATGGCCATGGCCGCACCGTTGACAGTTGCAGATGCAACCAATTCAGATCCGATTGAGCAAATGCCGACAAGCACAATCGCTGCTGCCGCACTAGGCAATGCACCCGGCGTAGCCGGCGCCGAACCGAACAGCGATTCCAGCATGAACGGAATCAAAATTGCAACCGAGGATAACCATCCAGATTCTTTGGGGAGCGATCTGCCTTCGCTGCTGCCCGCCCTGCAAAGGGTCTTACCCGCGGTCACACTTTCATCTGCGTCGACGGCGGCCACCAGCAGTCGCACAGTTTTCGACGGGCGGCCCGCACTGGATTCTGGTTCGATATCGTCTTTCTTAGTGCCAATCCTGACCAGTTTGCCCTGCATGATCGACTGCGCCGTGAGCACATCGGGAAGCAACAACCATTCCGGCAATCTTTCGCCCGACTCAATCGACGCGCTGCTGGAATTGAATGGTGACGAAATCGTCAATTCCCAGGACGCGCGCAGCACTCAAAACCTGCTGCCGCTTCTCGACGACCGTCATGCTTTCTGGCTTCCGGACTAACGTGGTGACTGAATATCAAAAGTTACCACTCTCGTCCTTTTCAAGTTGGACAATGGCGTCATCTGCACCGAGCCAACCAGTGTGCTATCAGCGCCGCGGTCTAACGCGCTACTGAGCCGGCTCCGCCCTCGCGGCCAGATAATCTCCGCAAGGAGAATGTTAATTTGGGTCGACATTTACGATCAGCATTTTTGTAATCGAGTGACCGATTATTCCTGTCGATACGCCAATTGAGGGTTGTAGCGTTTTTCCGTCCTGTACACAGAAACCCGTTTGTAAGAGAAATGACATGAAATCTTTGCGAATCGTTCTGGGGGGCACCATGCTGTTGGGCTCATTGGCGGCCCCGGCATTGACCAAAGCCGACGAACAAAACTGGCCAGTCAGCGCTCCGGTGTACTCGGAACGACATCCGAGCATGCCGTCGGTAGCGCTGCAAGACCCAACCGCTTCGGGCAATTATGCCACCAATACCGGCTATACCGCGCTCGTTCAAGACGCGTCGCAAACCGGCACAACCGGCGCAGCTTTACTGACGGTTGGAACCGCACCTATCACCCCGGCGCCGGCGATCTCCAGTGGCGCCGTGATTCCGGTCGGCGCCGTAATACCGGTTGCGGCCACCTGCGATTCGTCCGACAAGGGCGCTGAATGCTCAGCCGCTTGCGAGCAAACCTGCTGCAATTGCTGCGCAAACATGTTTGAACATCGCACCGGTGTGTTCGGCGAGTATTTGTATTTGCGCGCTTTCGGCGTCGACATGGCACATGGCATTCAGCAGAACGGCGTCGGCGGATTGGGCACGGCTCCTGCCGGCGATGTAGGAACAGCGCAGCCGGATTTTAGCTCGGGCTACCGCGTGGGCGCCGATTGGGCTTGCTCGCCCTGCTCGGAACTCACGGTAACTTACACACGCTACGACACCAGCACGAGCGATTTGTTGCTAGCTCCGCCGGGAATTGGCGGCACGGCTGCTTCGTTGGTTCTCATTCCAACCACGGTGGCTGCCGCCGAAACCTTCAGCTCGTTGTTTGCCACCTATGACATTAGTTTCCAGACTGCCGATATTGATTACACCACGGTGGTTTGTGGCGGCGATTGCGCACAATTGGACTTCGTGCTGGGCGTGCGATATGCCCACTTGTCGCAAGATTTCCAGCAAGATGCTGAATCCTCCGGCGCCACCGGTTCACGGCTCACGACGACGAACATTGGCTTCGATGGCGTCGGCATGCGGACCGGCTTGAACGGCCAGTGGCGGTTGGGTGGCTCGCGCTTTTCTGTGTATGGCCGCGGCAATTTAAGCGTGCTGTTCGGCGATTTCGACAGCCGCTATTCGCAGTTCAACCTGCTGACCACTACTTTCGAGGCCACCTCGCATTGGGATGACGGCCGCGTTCTCCCCATCCTCGAAACCGAGTGCGGCTTGCAGTGGACCAGCTGCCACGATTGTTGCC
The nucleotide sequence above comes from Pirellulales bacterium. Encoded proteins:
- a CDS encoding Lpg1974 family pore-forming outer membrane protein, coding for MKSLRIVLGGTMLLGSLAAPALTKADEQNWPVSAPVYSERHPSMPSVALQDPTASGNYATNTGYTALVQDASQTGTTGAALLTVGTAPITPAPAISSGAVIPVGAVIPVAATCDSSDKGAECSAACEQTCCNCCANMFEHRTGVFGEYLYLRAFGVDMAHGIQQNGVGGLGTAPAGDVGTAQPDFSSGYRVGADWACSPCSELTVTYTRYDTSTSDLLLAPPGIGGTAASLVLIPTTVAAAETFSSLFATYDISFQTADIDYTTVVCGGDCAQLDFVLGVRYAHLSQDFQQDAESSGATGSRLTTTNIGFDGVGMRTGLNGQWRLGGSRFSVYGRGNLSVLFGDFDSRYSQFNLLTTTFEATSHWDDGRVLPILETECGLQWTSCHDCCRFSVGYISSYWFNAVDTAEFIQAVQGGSFTRVGQTIAFTGLSARAEVRF